Genomic window ([Eubacterium] hominis):
GTATTTTCATAGTCATCACCTTATTTACCTTGATTAATTCTATTATATAAAATAATGTAGTGAATAAGAAGATATTTTTTTATTATGTATCAAAAAGGATATACCCTATACGGATATATCCTTTACTTTGCATTTGTATGATAATAATTCTGTAAGAATTCTGCTTTATATTCCTCAAATGTTCCATTTTCAATCGCAGCACGTATTTCTTCAGTTAGACGTACGATAAATCGTAGATTATGTATAGAAGACAAGTTATAGTATTGACGTTTCTTTTCTAAATCAGGGGATTTCCAAAGTTCACGCAATGCGCCACGTGTCCATCCTGCTTTACATGTAGGACAATCACAATGTTCATCAATTAATTCGGTGCTATTAGAGAATTTTGCCAGATTGAAAGGGCCATATTTGGTGTATAACTTTCCATGTCTTGCCTCACGTGTAGGTGCTACGCAATCAAATGTATCAGCACCCATTTCTGTACCTATTAAGATATCATCAGGATGTGAAAGGCCAAGCAAATGGCGTGGTTTATTTTCAGGTAACTCTTCACAACACCAGCGTAAGATTTCTCCAAGACTTTCCTTTAAGAACGCACCACCAAGTCCATAACCATCAAAGTCCATTTCCGCAAATTTTTTTGCTGTAGATCGACGTAAATCTTCCCATCGACCACCTTGTAAAACTCCGTACAAAGATTGATGATAACCCAGCTGATCACATAGTTTTTTATGTTCATCCAAACTCCTTTGTGCCCAGCGTTCTGTACGTGCAAGTGCTTCTACATTATATTCATAGCTATCCGCAAGTGAGGTTAATTCATCATATGCCATATGAATATCTGCACCAATTCTGCATTGTATCTGCATAGATTCTTCTGGACCAATGAAATCTTCCTGATCAGTGAAAGGATCATGGAATTGTACGCCATCTTCACTAACATGTGCCAAACGCTCTTTTGGATCAGCATTCACAACCCCTTGTTCCCGTTTCATACTGACAACTTTTCCACAGCCAGATCCTAAAGACATAACCTGAAATCCACCAGAATCAGTAAGCGTTGGACCATCCCAGCCAGACCATGCGGCAAGACCGCCTTTTTCTGCAATTTCAGGAGATATATTTCTTAAGTGATAACCATTGCTTAACATTGCCTGTGCATTTACTGCATTTAAATCTTCCATTGACATAAAACGCACAGCGCCATTGGTACCTACTGCCATGAAGGCTGGTGTTTTTATATCCCCATGTGGGGTGTGGATAATTCCAGCACGACCAAGTTTTCCTGGGATTCTTTTTGTGATTTCAAAACTGAATGTGTTGTTGTTTTTATATGTTGTCATGTTCCAGTTTTCCTCCTAATTTCTTTGCTATGAATGCTTCTATTGGTGATAATACTATTTCAAATCCAATGCCAAGTACATAAGCAAAAATTGCTTGTGCTAGGAATTCCTGAAATGCCAGTACACCAAAGAAGGCAATTGTTTCAAAGATAAATGAATCAATAATATGTGCAAATGCAGAAGAGCCAAGTGCTCTTGCGATAAAGCTTGATGCGAAAATTCCATTACCGTTCTTCAGCTTTGTGAAGATAAAGTTATTAAAGATATTTGAACAAAGATAGGCGATTAGCGAACCAATAATGATTCGTGGTGTAAAGCCAAGAACACTTGCGTAAGCTTCTTGCATATTCCAGCCATCATAAGCTGGTAAGGCGATGACGATATAAAACACGAGAATCGCTAATATATTAACGAAAAAACCTGCAAATATAATACTTTTGGCAATTTTCTTTCCATAAAATTCCACAATCAAATCGCCCATAATATAGGTGATTGGGAATAAGACGACACCTCCATCTACTGCAATGCCAAAAAGGTTCCATAACTTAACAGCTGATAGGTTTGAAATCAGCAGCGTACCAGCTGAAATCGCTGCGAAATAAATCAAAAGCTTCATTTTAAAATTGCTCATGGTGGTATTATATCACAAAATGTTATGGTGGAAACATCTACATATAATTATAATTAGTGGACTATTGAGTGAAGTATGATAGGAATAATTTCAGGTAATAAGTTATCACATATATAAAAAAGATGGAATCAGTTTCCATCTTTTACATTTGTACACAGTTCTTTCCATTTCGTTTTGCGACATATAAACGCTGATCAGCTTCTTCAAAAATAGCTTTCAAAGTAGTATTGATTTGTG
Coding sequences:
- the tgt gene encoding tRNA guanosine(34) transglycosylase Tgt; amino-acid sequence: MTTYKNNNTFSFEITKRIPGKLGRAGIIHTPHGDIKTPAFMAVGTNGAVRFMSMEDLNAVNAQAMLSNGYHLRNISPEIAEKGGLAAWSGWDGPTLTDSGGFQVMSLGSGCGKVVSMKREQGVVNADPKERLAHVSEDGVQFHDPFTDQEDFIGPEESMQIQCRIGADIHMAYDELTSLADSYEYNVEALARTERWAQRSLDEHKKLCDQLGYHQSLYGVLQGGRWEDLRRSTAKKFAEMDFDGYGLGGAFLKESLGEILRWCCEELPENKPRHLLGLSHPDDILIGTEMGADTFDCVAPTREARHGKLYTKYGPFNLAKFSNSTELIDEHCDCPTCKAGWTRGALRELWKSPDLEKKRQYYNLSSIHNLRFIVRLTEEIRAAIENGTFEEYKAEFLQNYYHTNAK
- a CDS encoding queuosine precursor transporter, giving the protein MSNFKMKLLIYFAAISAGTLLISNLSAVKLWNLFGIAVDGGVVLFPITYIMGDLIVEFYGKKIAKSIIFAGFFVNILAILVFYIVIALPAYDGWNMQEAYASVLGFTPRIIIGSLIAYLCSNIFNNFIFTKLKNGNGIFASSFIARALGSSAFAHIIDSFIFETIAFFGVLAFQEFLAQAIFAYVLGIGFEIVLSPIEAFIAKKLGGKLEHDNI